The following nucleotide sequence is from Aedes aegypti strain LVP_AGWG chromosome 3, AaegL5.0 Primary Assembly, whole genome shotgun sequence.
TAGTTaagtcctttgtttggtgttgcTTAAggaaagttgtagaccattcaatttcaagcaactttgccaaaaaaaaagtttttttgtatcactTAAATttaccgatttagagctttcttTCTACGGTGACATATGGTTGTCCAACGAAAACttgttttctggctctagcgttttcaattcaaatatctcatcaaagtagtctatgaaacacttttagagctttgaaaaatgtataATTTGATGAGAAATCATTTATGAATTCTTTGAATAGCTCTCatggtaatttttcagaaatacattcAGTCGTTTTCAGAAACAATCCTCCAAGAATGACCCTACAGATTATCCCCTCAATGGATTTTCCGAGCGATAATCCCACAAAATCTATAATGAATTCGTTCATGAATTGcacaataaattcaaacaaaGATTCGTcatgttttttccataaattaagAGTCGTTTTGAAGATGtctatttatttttaaagtaaattctacttgtatttttccattttaaaatttatttagtaTAAAACTAGAAGTGCTATAGCTATCATTCCTGTAGCTCCTCCAAGTGTTCCGCTTTAGATTTTCCAGGGGTTACCTTTAGCATATATTGGTTAggtaatttttcaattattactTTATTAGTTTCTGTGAAGATTCATCCAAGACTTTCTCAAGAGTCCAAAAGAAATCCGgagatctttgaaggaaaatTCTCTTGTAGAAATTTATCATGTATTTCATCTTCACGATTTCGGTAAACAATATATCTAGGTTTATTTTTCATTGGAAATCCCTCCAATATAATCCGAAAATTTTTCTTTGTATCTTCTTGGACAAATTCTTAGACAAATCTTGTAACAATTCTTTAAGAacttctttggaaattcctAGACAAATCTTGTAACAATTCTTTGGGaacttcttttgaaaatttaatgagGGTATTATTGTAAAAAAGGTTGAGTTCTTCAAGGCACCTCGAATGAAAAGTCCAGGAGGAACTCCATAGGAAGTATGTTAAGGAATTGTTCAATGTATTTCTAAAGTCTTCAATTTGATAATTAAAGCAAAGCCTGAATtacattctgatgaaatttctggaggaaatcatcAAATCCCACAATAACTTTTAGAAAGACGCTTTGTGTGTTGTCTGGTCGGATGACTTGAAGAATCCTTATTGAAATGTGGTTCCTGCTCAGTCTATTTTTGGTCTCATTTTTCAGGTATGAGATCTCTAAAGGCATACTACTCTTCATTAATTGATATTTTGATTACTAATTAAAAAGCTAAAAACGACTTCAACAGTAGATGGACACACAGTccaatattttcaatcaaaaatatgtaTTAAAGTTAAttgatacttttttttattgattgacTAGCCAATTGGCACATAACCCTATTTTGAATGCCCACCGACTCCGCACCGGGCTACACCACTGATTGAAACCACAGATCGTAGTTAGGCTCGGTTCGAAAAATTGGTCTGCTAGCCCTAGGCGAGGCTAATGGAAAGCGGATAAGGGTGATGGGACCTCTCTTGTCGGAAAGTTAACGGTATTATTCCACAGTTTAAGAATAACGAAgaagctggtaaggatggtatcggagctagATGATGCCCAGGGATGCTGGCCAATTGTCTGCAACATGATGGACTTTCGCACCTTTTGTTCAACAATGCGCTGGATGTGGTTATGCCAAGAGTTGGCTGTAACAACCATAGATAGATTTTCAACATatacagtcaatttgtttgcttcgcagatAACCTCCACAAATAAAAGAGGGCAGACCTGTACCTCCCAGGGGCCCAAATAGTATTGGCGTAAATAAGGGAGcgcccagatagtcgtagcagtgaacgcgcagctattcagcatgaccatgctgagggtcgtgggttcgaatcccgctggtcgaggatcttttcgtaatgttgTACTTTCGATTTGTTATTAAACCGCGGTTAAATACAAGAACACTATATATTTACATGTTCATACATACAAAGTCCTTTCGTAAgaagtcaggatcctgagatatctacaaaaccaaattttgtggaaaaaatccGAATAGACTAAAAATTATACATCTTGATTTGTCAAGGTTTGATTTGTCAACGATTGACCCACCGATTAATTTTGCCAAACATGCTATCCTTCCAAATCAAGGGATCGTAGGATATCATGTGTTACAAAGGTAATAAGACTAAAAGAAAGCAAGTGAAATAAAGCGCCCCTAcaggccaagttctcaactgaAAGGGCAATCTTGGACTCTTATAAATATATTGTACTGAATACTTAAGCCTCGTCTAAAACAGTACTGCGCTATATCTTTTGGGTCATACgagatacagtcatctctcccttactctgatattctgtatctcgatatttcccctaactcgatggaatgcgcggtcccttcaatctagcatgctttgatacctctgtaagtcgatacctctctaactcgatgttccctaactcgatgctatctgtttgagtttcccaagtaagtttacctctctaactcgatattttcataaaaagttccaaatgtcctccaaacgttaataaatttcatgaatttgattattatgattaaatttatAGTAAAATTAAGCTTTACTGCTAATTTCTGGgcgctaaaatttttaatttttgcagaTCGGTAAAAAGTGTCGCATAGGTAAATGTggaaaaattgtattgtttttcacttaaaaataactattttgaatACATTGTGTCAAAagaataaaaagtttaaaatttgaaaaatatgtgttctgtatctcgatacctccctaactcgatggtcccgtcaatatcgagtaagggagagttaactgtatatcaACCCTAAATAGATAAAATCTTATTAGTTCTGGGTCTCCTATGATACGTGAAAACAACATgtcgacttccggtttgtgaaaatcatacAATATTCACATGGTTGGAGTGTTATAAGAATGTAAAACATCGATTTCCATCACCTACTTAGCAAACAATCGATTTCCAACTCCTTCTTCCAAAAATATCCATTATGTATAGatttacaatgattttcatgaaccggaagtcaccatcttgttttctaggcccccattttggattccaaaatgttcaattgaacGCAATTATCAACCTAAACAAACTTGTCGAATTAATTGTCCTTATGaatgatcaggatcttgagacaCAAGTATATATATGTGTAGTTTTGGCATAGTTTGGATGCTCGTAGTATTTGAACTATATCTTCGCTAAAGAGACCGTTCTCCTATCTAATGGAAATCACGCGAATATTTAACATTGAATTGAAACTAATTCCAATAACAACTTGGCGCCTCCATCAGCGGATGGTGATGCGGAAGACGGCTTTGCCACCCACTTTCCCACATAACATACACCGTGATGCCAGATCAAAACGTGTCAAATCATGCGTATAAAATTTTCGGTGCTTCCAATTTAATAGCTAGTTTATTTGAAGAACTTCTAGAAAGTTGTGTTCTAACGAAATGTTCACTTAACAAATGTTCTAACGAAATATGCGCTATATTATTAGAGAGAATTTTTAGCTCATCCTTCAAGTATCTTTTTCTATTCAATTTTACAAGGGTTCCTTTTCCCACactaaataaatcattttcttgcttgctgaatagctaaacgattttttagaatttttaaattttgctgggTTTTGTTTGCGTCCATTTGCTATAGCTATATTTGTGACTTTGCGCGTTTTGGATTACGAAAATTTGGGAAAATCTATATAGTGTATTGACATATTGGAGGTTTGAATTTTTCTAGTTTTCTCCCTACTCTTGGTTACACCAATGGGAAGAGGGTGAGGTTGATGGGGCCTCTCTTGACGAAAAGTTTACTATACTATTCTTGAGCTGTGCAATAGCAGCTGGTAAGGATAGCATCGGCGCTAAACTCATCAGGATAAACCCGGGCatgctggccatttgtctgcaagTTGATGAACTTTCGTGCCTATTGTTCTACATTGCGATGGATTAGATTATACCGAGAGTCAGATGTTACAACCAAGAAGAGATTTCTAACAGAttcagccaatttgtttgctttgcggataaTGTGCAGCCGTGCATTTAAATGGAGCAGACCTGTACCcactaggggcccagatagccatagcggaAAACACGcaactgttcagcaagaccaagctgagggtcgtgggttcgaatcccaccggtcaaagattttttgtggtggatttttttttttcaattggcaaagaaagctctcagttaataactgtggaattgttcataaaaacaataaactgagaagcaggacCTGTCCCAGTAGGGAGGTAACGCCAGACAGAGAAGGATCTGTACAGCGTCTGGAACATTGACAGCAAAACTCTGTTCGCTTCACATCCCGGCTGTTACAAAAGAGCGCGAAGCTCAGCGTAGACCAAGTGCGGGACGAGtatttaataagcattttctcACCTATTATCTAACACACTTAAACggattcgccgagaacccaacagctgatatctcggtaataatttgacgattctcggtaaaataCCAAAATACGGTAAACGTTTACcaaatctcggtaacgttcgccgaggtcggtgaaataatttaagtgtgaaaagttttgtttgccaaaattatttttacattttttacattcatatTTAGTGTGACAGGCACGATGACACTTAATGCTACGctaaggccttccttagccgagtggttagagtccgcgttagttccttgacttccctgggcatagagtataatcgtacctgccacacgatttacgaatgcgaaaatggcaactttggcaaagaaagctctcggttaataactgtggaagtgcccattgaacactaagctgagaaggaggctctgtcccagtgaggacgtaatgccaagaaggagTAGATACCTAGTGCGACTGAATTAAGTGCCACTATACATACGCTCAGTATCTTGATGACGTGTTGCGTCTTTACTGATGGAGGCAAAGTGATTGAACGCATCGCTACGCGAAGACCTAAACTGTTAAGAGGACAGTTTACTTAGTACATTAACTTCGTCAAGATGAAGGTTTGATTTGTCAACGCTAAATTTTGTGGAAAGTGTTCCTTAGACATGATGCCAAATATTTGGATATGAACTGACGGCAATccaaacatttgtttgaagCTATTTTCTCAAGTATGTATCACACAAATATTTACCCTTCAGTCAAACTTTTGACCCTGTACACTACAAACTTTAGTTACATTAATGCTTTACTATTGTATCGTattgacttaaaaaaaaacaagagctAGAAAAAAGTAACTCACCTTATCATACCGAAAATGAAAATGCCAGCAACTGCCGCACCCTGAACCGTCAAGCATATGTTTGTATCTAGTGGCTCTGATGATCTGTCTTCCATGACACTAGAATCATTTTTGGTCCCGATAAAAGACCTTAACTCCTCTTGAGAAACCCAGAATGATATCCAATAATCGGTGAAACTGACGATCAATTGCGTTAGCACAAATAGAAATATCAGTCCGATAGCTATCGTCAACCCGCCAGCGCCTTTTGAATAATGCACAAACATAGATCCTCCCAGACTGTCTGCCGATGACTTCTCAAAAGCTTGCTCCATTTTTTGGCGATCATACTGTTCCGTGGCGTCATTGTCGTTTTCCAATTCACTGATGCTAGATCGCGATGAAGTTACCGAAGCACACGAACTTTGCCGACTCAGTCGGAGGTCACCGTCCGTTATGTTTTCGGAACCTTCGGATTCGCTCACTCGTACCAAGTCGATTCCTTTGTGCATCAGATCCTGTGGAGCTCCTTGGGCTTCAATTTTTCCCTAGAATGCGAAAGAAACATTAATAAGGACCAGCGCAAGGAAACTATATTAGTGTTACTTACATCGTTCATAACAATAACCCAGTCGGCTTCCACCAAAAAGTGCACTTGATGTGTTACCAACATCCTCGTTGCACCCTGTCTGCCGAGGAAGCCTTTGTCTCCAATGCATAACTCGAAAAGATGTTTAGCTACGTGGGCATCAACAGCGCTGAGGGGATCATCCATCAAATATATACCGGACTGCTTATAGACTGCTCGCGCTAAActaaaaatcaatcaatattTTCGACAAATTCTTATCAACCATGAGAAATTACCATATCCTAGCTTTTTGTCCTCCCGACAGTGAGATACCTCGTTCTCCAACAAGCGTTTCATCACCATCCGGGAACTGCTCTAAATCCGCCTCTAAGGCACATACTCGAATCGCTTTCTTATACCGTTTTCGATCCAAAGCATTACCGAACAGGATGTTCTGTCGAATACTACCGGCAAACAACCACGGTTCTTGGCTAACATAAGATATTGTGTCGTTGCAAATAATTTGCCCGGACTCTAATGGTAGTTCACCGAGGATAGCTTGCAGGATTGACGATTTCCCTGATCCGATTGCCCCAACAATGCCCACCAGTTTACCCCTTGGGATGTTCGCATTCAAGTTGTCTAGGGTGAGCGGTCGATGACTCTGATTTTCTTCTCGTGGCATGATCCAGCGGGCGGATACACCTTGGAAAGATAGCGCCAAATTTGATTCCTTATTTTCAGATTTACCCGAATCTTCTCGTGTTTCATTATACGGGACTCGTTCCGAAATCTCGTCATACTCTAGGAACTTCTGTAACCGTCGAGTTGCAACCAACCCTTCGGCAATTTCTGCAACACCCCTTACAAACAAGCCAGACATAGTAAACGCAACGATGTTTAGATAGCTTGCCACGACAAACACCTTCGCAGCCGTTATCTCTTCCTGCATCAAGATCAATCCAACCATAGTGGCAAACAGTGCAGCCCGAGTCGTGAACAACCCGAATGTCATGTACAGTCCACGAATGAAcccacttttcagtactattttcagCTCCGCTCTTCTGGCAGCGGAAATCAACTTGGCAAACGGTTTCTCCCATGCGTACATCTTGATAACCTGAATTCCCGAAATGATTTCGTCCATCAGTCGAATACGTTCGTCCGTTTTTAAAGCGGTCTGAAGTCGGTAACGTGACGTTAGCTTACCGAAGAATGCTGCAAAATCAATGGCTTATAAATATATCAACACCTAAATGTATCACATTACTTACACTGAATCGGTGTAACAACGAAAATGACCACCATACCGATAGGGCCGGCCCAGCCAACTTCGTACCACAGTAGAACCAACACAATGATGGTCACAATCGGCGAAGCCCACATGTAGCAGATGAGGAAGGCCACAATGTCGAATCGATTGACGTCGTTGGACATGAGGTTCACGACCTTTCCGGGCGATGTGTCCCCAAGGGCATTCCTCGACAACCTTAGCGACTTCCGATACAGTACGCTGCAAATCGCGATCTTCGTTCGAATGCCGGTCAAACAGGTCAGCATAGCGTACTGGTTATCGAGAATGATGCTGCCCGCTTTGGCAGCGATCATGGCGATCGCATAGTAAAGCGCTTCCTCGTAGGAAATGTCCGACTGACGTCTGTTTCGGTTCGGAATCAATGTCAACATTCAACTAAATGTAATATATCTTATTTCCACTTACCTGAAGTACAGCAGAAGTCGTCCGAGAAAAATTGGTTGAGCAATACGTAGGATTATCTCACCGAAAACTGTTATCAACGAAAGCATGGCCCAATCTTTCCAGAAAGTGCGAAAGATGGCTTTCACTAGTGAAGGTTGGGACTTTTTGTTTTTGCATTTCCGGAGCTGTGATCGCCAATTCCTAAAATTAAACATTGTAGATAAATGATCCTGGAGCATTTAGTAATGAACAGGTTTAACGGaactgtttatatttttttaatcgaaCCTTATATAGGTTCAATGAGGTTGGTAAATGCTGGGCATGGCTCaacattggtacttcgcgtactttctggaagtttcttgatgaggatgtaaaaaattctatcatcgccaggagctttcatatttttgattttttaaataatagttctaacttattttcttgattgagaatattttcgaagtcctaacTAACTTGATtatcaattggactagtaagtcctaaattaaaattgcgcgctttcaaactgcataccaagtttttgagctttttcgcaattagttagtaataatttgttttcctctttcaatgccggtattggcttctgaagtttgttcaaaattttagataatttccaaaggggcttaagccagggtccaattgagaaattttattttcaaaattgttgtttcttaattgtgaaaaacgttctttgatttatttttggaaatcatgccatataattttcatagcaggatcgcgagtgcgttgaaattgccttctcctcacgttttgaAGACGGATCatgagtttaagatcatcgtctataatcacggattcacgttttacttcacattttggaattgcaatgctcctggcttcaacaatggaatttgttcaagttacaagagcattgtcaatatcaagttttgtttgtaaagaaatgttaacatcgagatttgagtcaatatatgtttcatatatattccagtcggctcgaaaataattgaaagtggagctgataggtttgagaatcgcttcatgggatatttggaatgtaacagggacatgatcagaatcaaaatcagcatgagtaactaattggctagaaagatgactagagtcggttaagaccaaatcaatcgtagatggatttttaGAAGAGGAATTGAGgtgttgaattgagaaatatcctgaagagcactggtcaaataaaattctgccgttggaattactttgagaattattccatgaccgatgtttggcattaaagtcaccaatgacaaaaaaattgactttttgCGAATCTATTTTCGCAAgtaagtttggagcaaattaacttgctgtccagagcattgaacaggcgaataggcagctatgaaagtatatttatcaagctgtgcttcaacagaaacacctaaagtttcaaaaactttagtttcaaatgacgaaaacagttgatgttttatacgcctatcaatgatgattgcaactcccccatatGTCCCATCAAGTCAataattacgataaacaaaaaagttaagtttttttttagtttggatccaggttttgaatatgtttcagtaataactgctgtatgcacgttattagctgtaagaaaattaaacagctcgtcctcttcaccattcaaggaacgagcattccaatttaaaatatttaaatgattatttattggatccattagaaaaacgtaatccaataacaatttgatttgtaaattttacaccaacttgaactgcttcagtcatagtggtggctttgaacattgcatcaatcattagattcaattgttcagttagaaaattaaaatcagaggcagacatatcacttgaagtgggtacattatgtgatgattttccgttagaattttcggtagccgaagaggcggagtagaagttttcTATGAGGGcaggaattttttttccatttgatttgaaacaattagaatgggtacttatagtatgaataggggaggagttcaaattacctgctacaatatcctcaaaggattttccttgggtagatacattcgaaataaaaagattcgaacggctacccgacggattaaaattgtttgtgaatgagcacgattataatcttcctgatgggtatgactcctaatcaagcgatcgttaactgaaaaatgagcattgttagaaactctaccagggaagttccgttatcgtaacggatattatctttcatctgcctggcacgagcctacacgaagggcaagcccaaaaatttgacttatgattgcccccgcaattggcgcatatgaacttatcggtatcttccttcactcgACAGAcatccttggcgtgagaagaacctccgcaaatcatgcatttagcatccatacggcaagtttttgtaccatgaccccacttttggcaccgacggcactgagtgggattctggtaatttcctccaggtttctggaaatgttcccatgtcacacagaCATCGTTCATAAGTCTAGCATTTTCTAAAGCTCTGATATTATTTAGATCTGTTTTGTTAAAgtcaactaaataatattcttgagaaagccctttctgaACAATGCcggattgggttctctttttcataatgattacttggactggggaaaatcaaagtgaatcatttattccatttttgatctcttcaggtgacctATAGTCATTTGAGAGACcgttcaagacgactttgaacaaacgttcaactttgtcgtcataagtaaaaaaatgtgcttcttgtcttcaagatgtttgagaagaagttaacgatcttcaagagtttccggcaaaacgcgacagtctcctttctttgcgatttggaaggagaccttgattcccctcatggagttcaagatctcctgcctaaatcccccaaattcggaacaactgaccacgataggcggcactctttgcttcctcacttgaatcaaagagcctgggctagagactgcttagTGTTTAGTGATttagtgttcggaaaatttgtctagagcaccgaactgattgctcatttagatgcaattatcaacattatccatttcaccagGTGCATCCCACTCGAATTTTggacaactgcaagggacatgaaggtctttatttcgtctttgatttcacccttggaagaaagttcgcattgcggagaaacgtcctttcttccattcttgccacgttaaGTGACAGTTTTACATCCTacttttttttggaaggaagatGTGAATTTGCAACCAAGTTTAGTgcataaacgaaagaagacgagagacctcctaagattttttttatcaagatggtgtccaagaaggattaccaccgctagctttcgccaacgggtccaacgaaaaaacGAAGGCActggtccaaacaaggattgtaaaaggatcaatagtagaaaaaatagtagtgaaaagtactgttttagtagcactgaaaattaccgcttttaattttagcactgaaaagtactgtttttgtagcactgaaaagtattgttttattgctttaggtagtttttaaaaaacttccaagagcagagaggaTTAGTGTACGCACGgaacgaaggtacgatgcgcactataCGCTCCAACAATGCTTTTTTCACAATCCGACACCGTGCCAGATCATGGGGAAGATGTGGCGAGGgcgacgaacgaagagctgacAGATGTCGCAAAATCATTTGCGTCAAATAAGGCAATGGGACCCGATGGTATGCCAAATGTTGCCTTTAAAGCGGCAATGACCGCGGATCCGAACATGTTCAGAACCGCGATGCAATATTGCATATATCAAGGACTCTTTTCGGGCGTATGAAAGCGCAAGAAATTGGTGCTAAGGCGGGGAAATAACTAGGTGACCGGTCGGCGTATAGAATATACTAAATTGTTACCaattatatatattttaaaaatatttagcaATAATTTTACATTAAATACCTTAAGTTGTGGGGTTGGAGGGGTATTAGGTCATCAGGATTCACCTGAAAAGCCAGCGATGGACCCAGAGCATTTGTTGTTAACTTGGTTTTagtttaatcttttgaatgccggcaatcacaAGAGAAGTTGTTTATTATTTACTTTATTTACGGAGATGAACCACcctcgggctgaatttccccttaataaagagtcaatcaattGTTTACTTTATGGATAATTATGTTTTGTGTAGTACTAATAGATTAATCGTCTTTCTTCTGCAGAAATGATCCTAGGGTCATCGTATTGTTCCGAAACTATTTtcagaattataaaaaaaaaaaaactacagtcCGTTTATAAAGTATTGAATATTGATAAAACTCTATCAAAAAATCACAGTGCTTCGCGTTTCAATTAAAATACGCATTGCATCATATCGTAGTTTTGcaaagaaaacataaaaaaatcacagaaaaataAACAAGAATTTGCGGtaacaaatttaagaaaaacaaaGCGCGGACGCGAGCTACTTGATTTTAGTGAAATAAAACCGGCGATAcacaaatttacaaataaaacacaaCCGTTTCTTTCATGACGCTTTTAACATGGTTTATCTATagctatttaaaataaaatgtgtagaataatatggaacaaactcaccggactACCCAACCGTTCCTATTTCAGAGATGATATTCGTAATACCGCAGGGAGCCAGCCAAGTGATACAATAGTCTACTAGCATTCCAACGAACACAATTTTCTAAACCATAATTCCACCTATAAGTACGTCGGATCGTTCGAAAAAACCTCAAATACATAAATCTTCGGCAACCAATCCATCACTTTACGGTCTTCAGACCCTTGCGTCCA
It contains:
- the LOC5567250 gene encoding multidrug resistance-associated protein 4; protein product: MEAPRVKLCENPRQNASLLSVLTFWWTVDLFRKGSTKTLGLSDLYKPLEADHADKLGDQLERNWRSQLRKCKNKKSQPSLVKAIFRTFWKDWAMLSLITVFGEIILRIAQPIFLGRLLLYFRRQSDISYEEALYYAIAMIAAKAGSIILDNQYAMLTCLTGIRTKIAICSVLYRKSLRLSRNALGDTSPGKVVNLMSNDVNRFDIVAFLICYMWASPIVTIIVLVLLWYEVGWAGPIGMVVIFVVTPIQSFFGKLTSRYRLQTALKTDERIRLMDEIISGIQVIKMYAWEKPFAKLISAARRAELKIVLKSGFIRGLYMTFGLFTTRAALFATMVGLILMQEEITAAKVFVVASYLNIVAFTMSGLFVRGVAEIAEGLVATRRLQKFLEYDEISERVPYNETREDSGKSENKESNLALSFQGVSARWIMPREENQSHRPLTLDNLNANIPRGKLVGIVGAIGSGKSSILQAILGELPLESGQIICNDTISYVSQEPWLFAGSIRQNILFGNALDRKRYKKAIRVCALEADLEQFPDGDETLVGERGISLSGGQKARICLARAVYKQSGIYLMDDPLSAVDAHVAKHLFELCIGDKGFLGRQGATRMLVTHQVHFLVEADWVIVMNDGKIEAQGAPQDLMHKGIDLVRVSESEGSENITDGDLRLSRQSSCASVTSSRSSISELENDNDATEQYDRQKMEQAFEKSSADSLGGSMFVHYSKGAGGLTIAIGLIFLFVLTQLIVSFTDYWISFWVSQEELRSFIGTKNDSSVMEDRSSEPLDTNICLTVQGAAVAGIFIFGMIRAINFYRSCARASQNIHDWCFKGFISATKRFFDVNPSGRILNRFSKDMGAMDEWLPKSIMDATQTVLTIIGAMLVILIVQPFFLIPILILLLILLYTRRIYMKTSQNSRRLEGITRSPIFSHIATTLNGLPTIRSFGVQRLLTAEFDQHQNVNTGAYFMFHCGRIAFGMVLDLIFFLFLVIVVFTFLLLESSVLGDKVGLVVTQITALAGMLQFGIRQSAEMFNHLIAVERLLEYRDLPTEKQPSEEEQCSVLPKQWPTEGRVEFENVKFKYFEEAPFVLQDLSFEIKPREKVGIVGRTGAGKSSIIGALFRTAIIEGRIAIDGINTENVTLETLRSSISIIPQDPVLFSGTLRKNLDPFDKYADADLWQALDLVELKDVADGPSGLQTYIASGGSNYSVGQRQLLCLARAVLRSNKILVLDEATANVDPETDQLIQQTIRQRFAECTVLTIAHRLNTIMDYDRILVMSEGRAVEFGTPSELVQIPNGVFREIVMATGPVEAENLINLAKR